GCGGTGCGTTTCAGCTAGGTTTGGAACAAAGCCCGGCAAGAATCGTGGGTCTGCCCGCGCAATGCGCCGCAGTTTCTAAGCATCGTGGTGAACCGGGAAGTTAGCAGGCCAATTCGTTACGGATGATGCAAATGGTGGAGCCGATGGGATTCGAACCCACGACCTCCTCGATGCCATCGAGGCGCGCTCCCAACTGCGCCACGGCCCCACCGGGAAAAAGCTTCTGTTAGCTTTTATAGCATCCGCTTGCCCGCAGCGTCAAACTCGCTGACGTGTGCAGTGCCACAGTTCGCACGCATTTGCCATCTCGAATTTTCAGCGGTGCAAATTCGGCGCTGGCGAATCCTTTGTTGGAGGCGCGACCGACGGCAAAATCGGCCTTTCGCGCATCACTTGCCACGAGATGCCGCCGGAAACTTCTTTTTCCGTGTGCGTAATTCGGAGTTTTCCTTGTGCAAGATACTTCAAATGGACTTCGTCGAATGCTAGTCCAGCCGACGCGAGCAATCTCATGTAGTCGCCGTGAGCGGTTTCGTCGGGCGCTTCGGTATAGCCTGTGTCCCAGGTAATGTTCGGTGAAGCCCCGCCATAAAGCTCGCCCGCGCCGCTCCGCGCCGGGGCAGGCGAACCTTTGAGCGCCATATAAATGCGAATGCCGTCAACGATTGGCTGCGTCATGTAATCGGGATCCCAGCGCTGGCCATAGCGTTCATAGCGCGCATTCATGCGATTTTCGAGCGGCAGCAGGCCGGGCACGCTGCGCTCAGCGGCGACGATGCGGTCGCGCAATGCGTACGCAATCTGCTCGCTTTCCGGATGCGCCGGATCGCGCAAATAACCCATGCTTGTGAACCAACCTCGCGGAATCCACCATGCGCGTCCCGGATTCGCGCTTTCGCGCGTCTGCACCCAGGCGCTGTATTCGGAAAATGGCTGAATCCATTCGTGCGAAGGATAGCCATGCGGATTCAGAAAAGCGTCCGGCAGCCACGTCTGCAGCAGCAGTGGCCGCGTGCGCGATTCCGGATAAATCGGGTCCCTTTCCGCCTGTCCTTGGGTGACGTCCGCGCCGAGCGAGCCGTGGTAACCGGGATGCAACAGATTGTCGGGCGTGATTTTCGCAAGCTCGACCGACAACTGAGCGCCGTCGGGATTGTCGATGGGATGCAGCACCACGTTGACCTGCTTGAGCAGCACGCGCGTCTGCGGATCGGAGACGAGCAGCTCGCCCAACTTGTCTACATGGCTCGTGCTCGACACTTCGTTGGCATGTTGCCGTCCGGAATAAATGATGGAGGCCTTGAGCGTCGTCTCTTTCGCCCAGGATCGCAGGCGCGACGGCGACGGCTGCATGATGTCCGCCGCCCAGATGTTTTGTCCCAGGTAGCTTCGCCCCATCCAATAAACGTTGACGCCCGGATAAGCTGCGAGGCGCGCGAGGATTCTCGCGTTCCCTGCCGGGCTGATGGGTTCATCCCACTGGACAATCTCTCCTCCTGCCGCGTTCGCAGATTCGCCTCCTGATGTTTCAGGCGATTTGCTCGCCTGCATGATCATCGGTCGCGGGTCGGCTGGACCGGGAATTTCCCAACTCACATAAGCGCGCGGCTCCGGACTATCAACTTTCGCAGTGAGCGGGCGCGGCAACTCAAATTCCATCGCCATCTTCTGAAGATGTGCATAGGCAAGCGCATCGCGATAAATTCCCGCTGCATGCATCTCTTCCAGCCAGTGCAATTGCGCTTCAGCCTGCTCAACCGAAAAAATCGTGTGTTCCACTTGTTCGCGCGGCGCGAGCTTCACCCAGTCCTGATATTCGTCGTGCAGGTAATCGGCAGGCAGCGACCATGTCAGGCTCTCGACGCCTTGCTCTCCAGCTTTTACGCGAGCCTGAATCAGTCTCGGCCCGAATGCGCCGCTTAACGCAGGCAGGTGTCTTTCTTTCTCATGGCGCGCTCCTTGCGCGTCCGTCCAGCTCAGCCGCACCAGCGGATTGGCGGCGGGCTTTCCATAAAATTCGATATGTACGCGCCCATCCTTGCCGTCCTCCGAAGGATGAACAATCGGAATGATGCGCCCTGCGTAGTCGAAGGGATGCCCGGTTTCCAGGTCGCCCATCATGTCGAAAAAATTATCCGTCGCATAAAACGTGTCTTCTTGCAGAGCTTCGAGCGAGGAGATTCGCTCATGGTCGAGCCCGAGATTGTAGTCCGGTTCGCTCATGTGGAAATCCATTCGCAGCGTATCGAAGAGCGGCTGATATTCCGCGCGAACGTCGCCGTGCGCCTGCGCCATGATGAATTGGTAGATGCGCGGCAGCGTCACGTTCTGGTAGTGGTCCCAGAATTCTTCAATATCCGTCGGGATGCGCTCATCCAAAAGAACGTGCGCGGCGCTTTGTATATGAACCCATCCCGTTTCCACCTGCACTTCCTCGTAGCGCGGCATCACGCCGTTGTATGGCTGCATCACAGTCGCAACGCGAAAGTCGCGGGATAGCATTTCATGCCCGGCCGCGTCGAATGCATGAACGCGATAGGTTGGATCTCCCG
The sequence above is a segment of the Candidatus Acidiferrales bacterium genome. Coding sequences within it:
- a CDS encoding M14 family metallopeptidase — translated: MGLLRDVRIAWIAVLSGTVVAALSATVVVRAARQDQVQRASSVQSASSSHLENAFAAGWMLIDTNENGIADAIDGHVVVPAQPTAAENTAAANLAARLGYGTSGLTLPIVATTGKTDGKGPRIWIGKNAMPQETSSTLAPLISMLEKGEGGVFLTGDNLAIVGFDDTGLLAAADAYSARAPYQWKVPGEELDEIAKAVGAAAHGGATQLIGVTYAQNIPGIRRAFLHADGTISTDDLRGAFSSPHLAAVRQLIVIGGPTVVSVENPKPMAAQASATDTETKSTTTRAAGAGAEASSAAAQEGTEENPSEPSRRLDLATLYTGKGLFNAAPKIPVPATLNAHLYVPAGAEGVAMANLAARMGLETTGITLPIASPATDAKAKDVKTQAVIAGASALTDAALKKLSDEDTVASQAETSLASGEGEARVVDDAFPKHGAVIIKGDDEGSVAALDLISGRFPNLWEPGKQYLSIENIRYGLHRFFSLHSSAGQASAALYHLDRWMKQINEASSGTAGIHDVKANVYVDLADPGLADYVRKTIEQQLHVSDADVQTGSLHAGTQCCDANPALHYEGPETVFHQAKPTFSEDLVIPWEGNRLLHAVEGAARKIQPSQPVTVVARVSEGPEERQKLTAAIEAILALAGVARGHMHVEVLCAFKQGYSWLMDEIAPELANKSVAKVQIDFAKDADASHVRTMYSQARWVQELYPVDEMVARKLNLPLAKITFDEFISKPGDPTYRVHAFDAAGHEMLSRDFRVATVMQPYNGVMPRYEEVQVETGWVHIQSAAHVLLDERIPTDIEEFWDHYQNVTLPRIYQFIMAQAHGDVRAEYQPLFDTLRMDFHMSEPDYNLGLDHERISSLEALQEDTFYATDNFFDMMGDLETGHPFDYAGRIIPIVHPSEDGKDGRVHIEFYGKPAANPLVRLSWTDAQGARHEKERHLPALSGAFGPRLIQARVKAGEQGVESLTWSLPADYLHDEYQDWVKLAPREQVEHTIFSVEQAEAQLHWLEEMHAAGIYRDALAYAHLQKMAMEFELPRPLTAKVDSPEPRAYVSWEIPGPADPRPMIMQASKSPETSGGESANAAGGEIVQWDEPISPAGNARILARLAAYPGVNVYWMGRSYLGQNIWAADIMQPSPSRLRSWAKETTLKASIIYSGRQHANEVSSTSHVDKLGELLVSDPQTRVLLKQVNVVLHPIDNPDGAQLSVELAKITPDNLLHPGYHGSLGADVTQGQAERDPIYPESRTRPLLLQTWLPDAFLNPHGYPSHEWIQPFSEYSAWVQTRESANPGRAWWIPRGWFTSMGYLRDPAHPESEQIAYALRDRIVAAERSVPGLLPLENRMNARYERYGQRWDPDYMTQPIVDGIRIYMALKGSPAPARSGAGELYGGASPNITWDTGYTEAPDETAHGDYMRLLASAGLAFDEVHLKYLAQGKLRITHTEKEVSGGISWQVMRERPILPSVAPPTKDSPAPNLHR